The genomic region CCATGTTTAGGGCTGGATAGGGTGAGGCCTCAATTCTAGATATGCTAGCAATTTGTATTTTGGGTATTTCAGCACTCACAAAAGGACTGAAATGGATACTGTAGCTCTTGAATACACTATGATTTGTTGTGTTAGAATGACCATCAGATAACCACGTGCGTCTGTTGGACTAGTGCGGGGTGGAGAACTTGCGGCAGCACAACATTCATCACAAATAAACTGGTTGGTGATGCCCTTTGTCTGTGTGGCAAAGTCATCTGACTGGAGCGGTCGTGTTGTTCTGGCCCTTATTGGTGATTTGCATATAAACAGCATCCTAATGGCTATTGATGTGTCAGGAGAGGTCCTGTCTCGGGTAATTCATGGTTTATTTCCTGTGCGCAGCGATCCTGTCCCTCAACTGTCTGAGTCATTGACCCCAGCAAAAAGCAACCCGGCATTAGCAAGGGTCAAACAGGCTGACTTTGCACTGTGCGGTAAggatgtgttgctgtgtgtaaaCTACTTAAACTACATCGCACAGACTTTGGGGGCAATCACATTCTATTGAGGAGGTTCAACTAGATCACCTGTAGTTTAAAAATGCATTAAGACACACCTTACACTTACCTTACCTTACACTCTAATGGTCACTATAttcagctctggaaaaaaattgagaccactgcaaatgtttctgatgtcatcctatggttgctaagtgacattcaaatgagttgatggtcatattcaaatgtgcagtggtcacttcattttttccagagctgtattatatacagtatgttattgTTTGGTTTACTACAACCAGTTTGGCAGGTGTGGTGGAGCAGTGGAAACGTCAGCAACTGACAATTGCAAGTTCATATCGCTTAGACATTTAACTTTGACTGTAACTTTATGGTCATGTCTGTCGTTATGTGCAACACATGCAGTTTACATTGGCTATCATCTCACTCACATGCCTGTAGAGGTCACATAGGAAGGGACTGAACTGCATTCTATTACCAGAAGATTCCTTTCGCATCAACTTAGTATGAATCatctttaaacatttacagtACAGCATAATAGAAAACATGGGCATATGACATGAAGATACTCAACAATGTGTGAGCGTGAAGGCACAGTTATATATTAATGCTGAAAAATGCTATTCACTAAATATTATTTCTCTGTGACCTAAAAGGTAGAAAAAGGTTTTTTATGTTCTGGCATAGTCATTGTGTATTTAGAGTTCTGTGTCAGCCTCTCAGAGCAGTGTGACTATCCTTCCTGCTGTCAAACTTCGTAGGGGGCCAAAGTAACGGTCatgtttgtaggcctactttcttgCATGGAAGATCACCTTTCCATACCCACTGGCTATGCATTATTTACAGCCTAGGGAGGGCCCGTGTTAGCATCACAAGAAGTTTCTTTTTATGAGATGCCAAGGCAAGCTCCTTCATACCTCCATACCTGTGATTCTGTTGGGCCATGAAAGCTACACACTGCAATACAAATCAGCCTGACAATCATACATGTTACATTTCAGAGTAGGGGAATATTGTGTAACTCCAATATATGAAGCCAGGCTAATGTGCAGCGTTGTGGGGTGGAGGTGAGTATGGTGTGCCAGCTATCAGCTTGTACTGACAGCTGCACGCCGGCATGCAGGGCTGCTCAGAGGATGCTTATTATTACAGTCAGACATCTTCCCAAGTGCAGAGGGAAACCAAACGATGGATGAGTGATGTTTAAACCAAAAATACATTCATTTGAAACAGGGCCCTACACACACCCCTTAATGGGATATGGACACACTGGGAAAACTAAGTGTGATATAATGTAGTCACAAAATGCACTCAGTAACAAATGAGTCATGAATTCATTGCTTTGCAAATTTTACTACAGTTTTCATAAATTAATTGATACAATGAAAATCATTATATCTGTGAGAAGCTTCAACTTACTACATCAATCATTTTTCTGTGTGAAACAAGTTTAGTAGGACTGGTCCAATGCACCATGAGGACCTGACAGCTGAGCCTGACAACACTTTTACTATTCTATTCTAAGTCTTGATTTGGACAGATAGTTTGTAGGGCCATTACTGGGGCTTTCATAATAAATCAATTTTGATGGCAGCTCAACTCTACAGTGTACTTGAAATGTGAAATATGtgtagctatgtgtgtgtgtgtgtgtgtgtgtgtgcgcatgtatgttTAGAGTTAATTTAGCATTTGGTATCAACAGCATTTAAATCATCATGTAAAACCATGTtgtacaataaaaaataaaaataaatgcctACCAGTTCTGAAAATGATGGAAGACTAAATGttgaaaaattatatatttttgttttgctaataCATAAAAAAGAGCGTATAAAAAGAGTAAAGAAGATACAAATGAAGCCATGCACAAATTGGTAGTTGCTCTTTCATTTTCAGCATATTTAACTGAATCCACCAGAGTGCGACGAGGCATCATTAGTCCTATTTACACTTTGATATTTCAAACGAAAAAGCTGTCCCTTTCATATTCTCTACTTGAATCCTAACATTAAAACAGATCAAAAGGCCTGAACTTGCAAAGAGTTTACCTTAAAAGGCAGACATGTTGTGGCTCTAGGGTTGTGGGGAGGGGTGCGGGCCGTGGCTTGAGAGAGCACGAGTTGAGAAATGCTTTCAAAAAGGCTTAGTTAATTATCCCAGTTCTGTGATggctaaattaaaaaaaatgatgttAATATCATAATCCCCTTGCGAAGGAGAAATATGTGaaaaagactgaaagaaaaaatgaaagaaagaacgaaaggatccaaagataaaaaaaagtgcAAAGCAAAAGGTTAATTCTCTGACTCTGGCATCACAAGCACCACCACTGCCATGGATTTGGTCAAACAGTTAGTGTGGGAAGTAAAATGGGGTAAGTACACAAGAGAAATATAGTAAGCATGGTTTACCAAATTTATCATACAATTCTTTatattttattctttatttcaAGGATAGCCCCTTGAGATGAACCATCTCATTTTGAGGGGGTCCTTAATATTAAACATGATGGCATACCGTTGCAAAGAAAATGAGCACAGATCTGTGGAATTTGCAGACCGTGTCTGCACTCCTTCCAAAGTTAGACCTTCAGCTCTTCCATGCCTGAAAGTCCATGAATGCAGAGAGTAGGTGAAGACTCACAAATCAGCTCAGACCACCCCAGGGAGCCATGCTATCCTTTTTTGGgaaagtcttttttttccttttatttatttatatctgtGACTGACAGCTGTTTGGGATGTGAGTGGGGAGGCCCGCTCGGCCAAAGCACAGTCTCGCTGGGAATGCctataaatattttatatggCTGCAACCCATGCCAGAGGCGCTCACACAATTGTCCAAGGAGGCCTAGCTGTTTTGTATTAATGTAATCTGATTAATGAATAACATCTGGCAACTTCTCAATCCTCTGGTTTTTTGGCAGAGTGATGGACAATGGCATGGCGCCAAGGAGGATTGAACACAGTCTGACAACCTGATGAGATAAAATAATGAAAGGAGAATGTGCTCTGTCATGATCACACGGTACACACAtagcaacacacaacacatagcaAATCAACTCACTCTCTAATctgcatgtgttcatgtgtgccaCATTAATGCCATTTGCAATGCACTACCTTAGCATGCAAAAGACCCTAAAACATTCTTCGGTCACATGTTGGGCATGCTGTACATGATTATTTGTACTGTAGTTGTATATCACTGAAGTGCCTGCAGCTTTGTCAGAACCCACTAGGCCTACCTGTGCCTACTGTTGTACTTTGACAAGGAAGCCATTCAAGtagttgtatttgtattttcttgATAACATTACGGTAAGTAAAAATGAATAGAAATAAATTTGCACAAGCTCACAATTGTACTATTTTCTAGGCTGtgcattattttattattgtggactggtgaaataataaaacatttcaCCGTCAATGATACAAAAACGTGCAGCCATGGATATTTCTTTTCAACCTGAGAAATGTCCCATCTTAGAGTTCAACAAAGATTGAAATGATAGACCATCTAGACCACTCCCCAGCTCATGAACACAAGGGCTGGCAATGTGATGCAATGTAATTCATAATGTGATAAATGGCATGTACCAATATGTCACATAATGACATCAGAggtaacctttttttttttttttttcagaaatgaatttggagaaaacaaaagaaacaatCGAAAAAAAGACATCCAAACACAATTTTATGTCTTCCGTAAGAAATTATCCAGTTGAAACTTATGTTAACCTACTCTCCTAGTGAAAAATAAGTACATGTCTATCTGGCTATATGGATCTCAACCCTTTCTTGTTTTCCTTGTTTGGCTTTCAAATCTATTTCAGTTAATTGACTCCCTGTTCCCTTCAGCATTAAGTATGATTTACCGGTGAGACCCACTGCTAGATGTgtatgataaaaaaataattaataaatcaAATTATGGTTTTCTTTTATTAGCCAAAGCATGactgaaataaaaaacatgGCATATGAAATCAACTCTTCAGGCAGATTGCTTCATATATCGGAGATTATTCTGAATCCCTATCATAGTATCATGCTCTTGAGCAAACTCAAGTATTCACAATGCATCAATTGTGCCACACCTGTTAAACATAGAGTCCCTTAAGGCGTTGGGACATTTGCATTCCCTTATGGGGTTTTTAGTATTATTCCATTACAATAGTTTTATGTTCCCTCACATTAGGTTTTTTCATAGTATAATACAAACTAATAAACAGGATCTCTCCTTTTTTCACAGTTTCTGATCCAGTTCCTAATCTacacacaacaccaacaacttGAATTTGCTCATTCAAAGGAAATGATTTCACACTGTGGACCACCATTCATGATTTGAGCTCTTATGGCAGGAACATCAGAGAAGAACACCACATCAGCCCTTCATTTTAGTCACTGTATCAATCTCCTGATGGCAACATAAGCAGATGAGTCTTTCATTATTGATCAAACCAAACATTTCCAGCAGTCTCACCACCACGGCCCTCCACACCCAGCAGTTATCTGGGGGTTCAAAGGAGTGAAGAGGCTCAAAGGGACCTGAGCCAAGCtgctgtatttatgtatttaggCCAAAAAGACCCATGTCACCATATAGCTCCTGTCCAAACTATCTCTTTGTGGAGACTAATGAGTCGGAAAACAACACTCCATACTTTTTTACAGAGCACACCAGATTGACCATACACACAGCCTGGGTCCTGGTCCAGACGGGTATGCCTTAGGCTGCTGACTCACAAACTATCTTTTTAAAGTGAAGACTTGCACTCTTTATTTATGTGAAAACCAAGATTGGTTCTCTGGCTGAGCAAGGCCACATTTGGCATGATGTCAAACAGAACATGCTGGACTTATTTACAGACTGGGTTGTTTACAGCACTGCATAGTACATTACATAGTTTAAACAAGCAGGTGATGACCTTCATTTATTGCACAGCAAGAAGCCCTGCTGAGGACCACAGACCTTACCataagcaaagcaaagcaaacaaAGCAAAGATGTGTTAAAGCTGATGACCACATATTATATTTAGATCAATGTACAAACCAACCCATATCAAAGTAGCAACACAATACGTTCATTGATCAACCATTGATTAACCTTTAACTATAAACAACCAACAAGTAAGTACTccattttttgatgtgaaaaatTGTGAGAAGTCTGTCTTGTAGTGTGTTAATTTCCTATCATTTGACTTCATGAGGTAGATTTATTTTTGAGTCATGAAACAGGTCTACCAATAAATGATGCTCTCTGAGGTTGAGCTCATGCAATTGAAAGCTTACTGCAGCCATCTAGTGGAGTCATTATATTATAACAACAGCAGCAGATTCACCAAAACAGAACAACATATCTTATCACAAAACTTatctaaaaaaaacagtcaaaaGATTTTTACCTGTCATCATGATTCCCACATTGTTCAGTGGTTCCAAGATTAGTGTTTAATTTTTTATCCAACATCATACACATTTCAGATTGTTAGTCTGCTGGCTTCTTTTTATTGTCAGGTTGAAAACACAATGACCGAGACATTCAGAGTAGCTGACTACAAGACTAAACCAAGGAAAGAGGACCTTATAGAAGTGGCAGTATTAGCACATAACGGCATCTCCAATTTGAAAATATCCCCATCACTGACGTACCATTCTAATGATGATCTTGCTGCTTTGAATGTTCAAAAAACATAAAGTCCTGAAAGGCAAAACAGGAAATATTTAAAACTGAAAGCAACAAATGCAAGTAACAAAATATATGCACGCTATGTTCATATGTAATTAATGAaacatacagtgtgtgtttgtccatgttTGCTTGCTTCGTGTTTGTGAAGACTACCATATATACTCAATGATAAACTGTTTAGGAATGGTCAACTACTTACTATGAGAAAACAAGCTCCCAATATGGTGGCTTTCATTTTCACATCCATATCCATTGGAAACTTCACCCCAAAGTTGTCAGCATCTGTATACATCTCattcccaaagccagaccactGCTTAGAAATATGACCAACGACTGAAGTCTCATCCAGTGATttgatctgattttttttttttttacaagataGAAAATTATTAGTATGAACTACTAAGGTGTATAAAACAGCATTGTATTTACTAAGCTATATAGAAACAGCTTCCAATGTGAGTTACAAGAAGTCAACATGATTTGTGTGAGGATATATTGTGTTTCTAAGTGTTTGCTTTCCTCAGTCACCTTGCTGATGAGCAGTGTTTTACCTCAAAGTTCACATCAGAGAAACACTTGCAGTCACAGAAAGGCCCAGTAATTCTCAGCACAGAATTTCTTTGCTCATCCTGAATGGTGAACTTGGGAATATACGGGTGCCAATTCTGTGTGACATATCCAATAGGGTTTCCTGGGGGAGACTGTACTTCCAGCTAAATAACACAACAGTGAAAGCAAGAGATTAATTCCAACAATTCATGTTAATTCATACTTAAAGTGAAAATAAACCGCCAGGCTCAAAACAGCCTTCTTAGGTAGCTGAATTAAGTTAATGTAAGTACTGTAGTGTGATACTattctttgcttgtcacacattAGTATAGAAACATTGTGTACCTACAGATGACTGCTGTGCTTTGTACACTGGACAGCTGTGCTTTGTCCTACCCAGAGCAATcatttacatacatatacatacttaTCTTACTTATCATACGTATCTTGCCGTAAATTTATTTGCTGACTGCAACAATTTTAAacagcaccaccaccaacaacaacaacaacaacaacaacaaaagcatGGAATCAGCTAACCTCTTGGAGGCAGCAAGGGAAGCAGCAGGCGCTGCATTTGAGAGGCCTTGTCACAGACATGACAGTCTGGCCCATGTTGTCCTGAATGTGGATGGCGAATGATCGCATCGGCCCGCAGCACTGCAGGGTGAGGCAGTCGTTTTCCTCAGCAGCAAAAAACACCTGCTGTCCCAGACTATTCTTCACCAAGTACTTGTTGTTTGTTTCAAAACCCATCATCACTGTAATTATAATGTGCAATTTGTATAACAGCTTGGGAACACCTTAATTTAACCTTGTGCATGGTCCGTTGTAATAAGTAGCATGCAATTCATGTCTACTTTGGAAATACATATCTTGTTTTTACCACACATAGGCCTGCAAATGATTTCAGTCCTGCACCATACTTGATTAATATTTTAGAGACTTGCATAATTGATAAACCTTTacttgaattttgtttttgatttgaCAATGTCCCACATGCCATCCTAAAAACACAACTTCAGCCTCATGTTTAGTTCAATGTTTTCGTGTCTACAGTACTTTCAGTAAACATACCTTCCATCAGCTCCATCTGCTGGTGAACAAGAAGCTGGTCAATCTGTGAGATGGAGGAACACAGTACTGCCAATTACATCAGTTGCTTTTTAGTTGTTAGTCAGTGATGGTACAAAGAATGGATGAACTCTTACTTCGTCTTATGGACTAATACCACTGTGGTTGGTGCTGTACAATATGGTGATTTTTAAAACATTGTCTAAGCAGCCATCTTACTTGAATGAGATACTCTAACCCTGGTGGGCAGTCTGGTGGTCTCCCAGGAGCAGGCATTGGCATTTCCACTGGCATCTGAGGAGGGTACTGTGGGTGCACTGGAGATGGCATGTGAACTGGCATTTGAAATGGCATATACCCTAAAAGAAAGGCATAAGTATGGCTCATGAATATACATCCACAACAGTTACACAACAGTAAGACTGAGACAGCCAGTTATACATGTGACGGGTCATACTGACAATAACTCTGTCTACAAATGTTGTCACTGGCAACTACCTGGTGGCATTGGGACTTGACCATATGGAGGAGAAGGGTAGACAGCACTAGGTGGAAGGTTGATGGCGTAAGCTAGACAAACAACCATGAAAAAATATATCCTGGACAATTCAGCCAAATGAGCAAAACTATTTGTGGAAAGTGGACTAGCAAAGGTATGGCATGTAATGTTTGACAGTCTATTCAAGTCACTTTTATAGGGGAGGCTCACCTGGGGGCTGAGATGGGAAGGGTGCACTACCTGCAGGCACACCCTGCTGGTCTGGGGTTACAGCAGACTTCATTAAAGATTCATGCAGATGGAAACAGCTGACAGTTGTGCCTGTGTGAATATATCAAAACAGTGCTAATCTGTGAATATATCAAAACAGTGCTAATCTGTGAATATATCAAAACAGTGCTAATCTGAAACAACTGGGAGCATCAAGCGGTTCTGTGCTAAAAACTAGTTATTGAAATGATAACTGCTGAGTAAGTACTGaaagcaacaaaaacagaatttaCAGATTTTAGTTGTAGTTTTGTAAATCTATCCTGGATTAataagaaaagacaaaaacaacctgCACATACACAAGCTGCACAGCCACAGTAGACAGTTTTTATCTAGCGTTGAAGTCTTTAACAATGCTGAGAGAACTAGAACTTCAGATTAATTCATTAAGTATTGTTTTTGAGTGAACGCTAATAACATATCCCTTCTTATTTATGGTTGATAATATCAAAGAATGAACCTGCAAAGAGTCAGGAATGACACTTACTTTAATGATGCTTTTGCTGTCTGCCTCTTAGACCATAGCACTTGGTTCTTCTGCAATGTTACACAAATATCCTATTTTAAACAAGATTATATAATGCAGTAGAACaatataaaacattcacaagACTTACAGCCATTGCTGAAATATCTCCCCACGTGCTCTCTATCGAAACATCTGATCATATTTAGAGTCCATTTGTTTTTCAAATGTAAACTCTAGCCCCTAGAATCTAGGACAAGGTTGCCTGGTAGCAAAGTGTAAACATAGGATGCTCTGAGAAACTGATACCTCCAGTCACCTGTTTTTGTAGGCAGCTGACCTCTACTTGGAACTGAAACCCAGCTGTAAGGCCTTCAACTAGTATGTCATATGAAACTATAGAAATGATTGGTTGACTAGGCTTATTATTGACCTATGGCTCCCCAGAATGGTGCAGAAAGTTCCGCTGTACATTAAGGTCCTATTCATCTTGTTGGGATTCATTTTTTTAAGGGCCgatcacaccaagaacgataactataacgataacagcaaaaaaaatataattctagctaatatgaatgacgacgtccaGACATAAACTacaacgataacgacatgaagatcAATATTGTTGGGGATCTccttcagagcgattttgagaacaataaaaagctgacagccaatcagaatccatcatttttttagccatcacattcatcaacacattcaacctttattttcATTCTCAGGTGTACAATGGCCCTTTATACAGAAAGACACACTAAACATTATACAATAAAATAGTCCATTCTCAGCACTGTACCAAAGttcttttaggcaagtccctccactcggcagccatgttgcaacactttttgggcacttatcaggcatctatttcgggTACAACTACGCGTGTGCAATGCTTCACGAATCACAACACACCAACCTCACTCCAGctgtgagatcacaacacatgattggcacgatgtattcacaacacagaaggggcggaatatgtgtagatgactgccatgtttgcgttacaaactaacctcatacatttctatgacagattctttgagtgctgtaaagctagaaagtctctgactttACTCAATGCCATGCCTTTAAAGGTCCTCAATCCAAGTAAAAGGTTGATGACGCTTAATGTTCTTTCTGTTATACACAGGGAATATATCCAATTCCTTGAGCTATTGGTTGGGGACTTTCCACCATGGCCTTAGTGTAACCAGCTCAAAAAATTGAGAACACATTCTCATTTTCAACGATGACCCCTGCTGCTACTACagaaaagatatatatatatacatacacacatactgtatatattaacAATAAGTGTATCTATTTTTGAGTTCAATCATTTTTATCATTTTGGAGCAATGATGACCTGGCAGGCATCTGCAAGTGTGTAAATAGCCTAAACACTGTCCACACCTTATGCTAaatgacacatacagtatgacatACAGTAGATCACTACACAATACTACACAAAAGGACGCAGGATACAACAGCAATGCACACAATTGCTCAAAACAGCACACACCGCAGGCTGTTCTCTTTCAGTTTTTTCAATTTTAAACAAATTCCTTTCATTCCTTCTATTTACTGAATTTCTATGGATCAGTTTTCTCCTCTGATG from Alosa alosa isolate M-15738 ecotype Scorff River chromosome 1, AALO_Geno_1.1, whole genome shotgun sequence harbors:
- the LOC125301050 gene encoding phospholipid scramblase 2-like isoform X1, translating into MKSAVTPDQQGVPAGSAPFPSQPPAYAINLPPSAVYPSPPYGQVPMPPGYMPFQMPVHMPSPVHPQYPPQMPVEMPMPAPGRPPDCPPGLEYLIQIDQLLVHQQMELMEVMMGFETNNKYLVKNSLGQQVFFAAEENDCLTLQCCGPMRSFAIHIQDNMGQTVMSVTRPLKCSACCFPCCLQELEVQSPPGNPIGYVTQNWHPYIPKFTIQDEQRNSVLRITGPFCDCKCFSDVNFEIKSLDETSVVGHISKQWSGFGNEMYTDADNFGVKFPMDMDVKMKATILGACFLIDFMFFEHSKQQDHH
- the LOC125301050 gene encoding phospholipid scramblase 2-like isoform X2, whose amino-acid sequence is MKSAVTPDQQGVPAGSAPFPSQPPAYAINLPPSAVYPSPPYGQVPMPPGYMPFQMPVHMPSPVHPQYPPQMPVEMPMPAPGRPPDCPPGLEYLIQMELMEVMMGFETNNKYLVKNSLGQQVFFAAEENDCLTLQCCGPMRSFAIHIQDNMGQTVMSVTRPLKCSACCFPCCLQELEVQSPPGNPIGYVTQNWHPYIPKFTIQDEQRNSVLRITGPFCDCKCFSDVNFEIKSLDETSVVGHISKQWSGFGNEMYTDADNFGVKFPMDMDVKMKATILGACFLIDFMFFEHSKQQDHH
- the LOC125301050 gene encoding phospholipid scramblase 2-like isoform X3 codes for the protein MVVCLAYAINLPPSAVYPSPPYGQVPMPPGYMPFQMPVHMPSPVHPQYPPQMPVEMPMPAPGRPPDCPPGLEYLIQIDQLLVHQQMELMEVMMGFETNNKYLVKNSLGQQVFFAAEENDCLTLQCCGPMRSFAIHIQDNMGQTVMSVTRPLKCSACCFPCCLQELEVQSPPGNPIGYVTQNWHPYIPKFTIQDEQRNSVLRITGPFCDCKCFSDVNFEIKSLDETSVVGHISKQWSGFGNEMYTDADNFGVKFPMDMDVKMKATILGACFLIDFMFFEHSKQQDHH